From a single Scylla paramamosain isolate STU-SP2022 chromosome 28, ASM3559412v1, whole genome shotgun sequence genomic region:
- the LOC135114960 gene encoding uncharacterized protein LOC135114960 → MLFVVVVVVVVALMDTPAHTADPAQWAVFKMTAGDGNGDTDTRLTVSLKESLSPEAPAPLASFTLCMWYYATAFLDASTLLSYATSNQMDDAIRLRPNPDEFTVTYMQDIHRLSEFPSLVVPERWQSICFLGDPEGWTLWLEENVTRYEAAIAPLAVDGVIVLGQEQDILDGGYTKDQSFQGKLTGLTLWPLALSAAQVLNWLSCILPDAVPLLTWDDITWTVHNQTGDITVHEEGPCDEGGAAARKFLLFTSKMAAIEAKQFLNIIGFDIAVPRDDKEIGTISELVEENQHHCPLKVKDGFGAWMGLLYNSQSDEGSDLEGQTVDWLDFKKRIRNISPNRNVVQSSGDDWFLLKGGLEMCFVGTPRGRRVFRLRGLPPKLTEDVSPLAFSFVLARHPGNGVYFHGFRKLHIQKVANTSRWCLSGDELHETLCVNLQSLPVGRHEWMAEQQQQQQQQQQQQQQQQQQQQQQQQQHSGVMKLSLSTCADHQYTCSDATCVQLAKVCDFEFDCLDQSDEVGCTTALLPQGYLHSYPPSVPLPVLAAVTVKRIINFDLLSMTFQVNLDLKLYWMDSWITFSNLGEDYKKVTTEDDKQVWRPEVIVQNSPTPPYTVSELSVKKQGRGRPTERGYTFPGAENHLVETKTIKATVNCDFRLRWYPWDDQLCFLTLVVTNVRESGLLLNESSGVLNCPTLLEEYKVESCTLGKEEAPTNTITVYLQLSRRYEYHLFTTFLPTSLLLILGYGTLLLPVESFNERGIMSLTLLLVFISLYTETSNSLPSTAYLKHIDVWFVFNLTYLSVIISVHLAAFHTPTSATPLMHVKPWKPGSNAWMSEMTNKDKKEPISSDKILRVSRKVLAFVFVVFTLVYSVLLVV, encoded by the exons ATGTTgttcgtggtggtagtggtggtggtggtggcattgatGGATACACCAGCTCATACCGCTGACCCAGCAC AGTGGGCGGTGTTCAAGATGACGGCCGGAGACGGGAACGGAGATACTGACACCCGCCTCACTGTGTCCCTCAAGGAGAGTCTGTCCCCCGAGGCGCCTGCACCCCTCGCCTCCTTCACGCTGTGCATGTGGTACTATGCCACCGCCTTCCTAGACGCCAGCACGCTACTCAGCTACGCCACTTCCAATCAAATGGATGATGCCATTCGCCTTA gaccAAATCCAGACGAGTTCACAGTGACGTACATGCAGGACATCCACAGACTTTCAGAGTTCCCCTCGCTGGTGGTGCCTGAGCGGTGGCAGTCAATTTGCTTCCTGGGGGACCCTGAGGGCTGGACTCTGTGGCTGGAAGAAAACGTGACCAGGTACGAGGCTGCCATAGCACCACTTGCCGTGGATGGAGTCATTGTGTTGGGTCAGGAACAGGACATCTTGGACGGAGGCTATACAAAGGACCAGTCCTTCCAAGGCAAACTGACTGGCCTCACCCTCTGGCCTTTAGCCCTGTCCGCCGCACAGGTTCTGAACTGGCTTTCCTGCATCCTGCCCGACGCTGTGCCGCTCCTCACCTGGGACGACATCACGTGGACGGTGCACAACCAAACAGGAGACATCACCGTACATGAAGAAGGCCCCTGTGACGAGGGCGGAGCAGCAGCCAGAAAGTTTCTACTCTTCACCTCAAAAATGGCAGCGATAGAAGCTAAACAATTTCTCAATATCATTGGGTTTGATATAGCAGTCCCTCGAGACGACAAAGAAATTGGAACAATATCAGAACTTGTAGAAGAAAACCAACATCACTGTCCTTTGAAGGTGAAAGATGGCTTTGGTGCCTGGATGGGCCTCTTGTACAACAGCCAATCTGATGAAGGATCAGACTTGGAGGGCCAAACAGTGGACTGGCTTGATTTCAAGAAAAGGATCAGAAATATTAGTCCTAACAGAAACGTCGTTCAGAGTTCAGGAGATGACTGGTTCTTACTGAAAGGTGGATTAGAAATGTGCTTCGTGGGGACGCCCCGAGGACGAAGAGTGTTCCGCCTACGAGGACTGCCACCAAAACTCACCGAGGACGTGTCGCCGCTCGCCTTCTCCTTCGTGCTTGCACGCCACCCCGGCAACGGCGTTTACTTCCACGGCTTCAGGAAGCTACACATCCAGAAGGTCGCCAACACCTCTCGCTGGTGTCTGAGCGGCGACGAGCTGCACGAGACGCTTTGTGTTAACTTGCAAAGCCTGCCGGTGGGGCGCCACGAGTGGATggcggagcagcagcagcagcagcagcagcagcagcagcagcagcagcagcaacagcagcagcagcagcaacagcagcagcagcactccGGTGTGATGAAGCTCTCCCTCAGCACCTGTGCTGACCACCAGTACACCTGCTCGGACGCTACCTGTGTGCAGCTGGCCAAAGTGTGCGACTTCGAGTTCGACTGTTTGGACCAGTCGGACGAGGTGGGGTGCACCACGGCGCTGCTGCCCCAAGGCTACCTGCACTCCTACCCTCCGTCGGTGCCGCTGCCCGTGCTGGCGGCCGTCACTGTCAAGCGGATCATTAACTTTGACCTGCTCAGCATGACCTTCCAGGTCAACCTTGACCTCAAACTGTACTGGATGGACTCATGGATTACTTTTTCTAACCTGGGGGAAGATTACAAAAAAGTGACGACGGAGGATGATAAACAG GTTTGGCGGCCAGAGGTGATCGTGCAAAACAGTCCGACGCCACCCTACACGGTGTCTGAACTGTCAGTCAAGAAGCAGGGCCGAGGTCGACCTACAGAAAGAG GATACACGTTCCCTGGGGCAGAAAATCACTTGGTTGAGACAAAGACAATCAAGGCCACTGTGAACTGCGACTTCAGACTGCGTTGGTATCCTTGGGATGACCAACTCTGCTTCCTGACGCTCGTG GTGACCAATGTCCGGGAGAGTGGCCTGCTGCTGAACGAGTCCTCGGGTGTCCTAAATTGCCCGACCCTGCTGGAGGAGTACAAGGTGGAGTCCTGCAcgctggggaaggaggaggcacccaccaacaccatcaccgtGTACCTGCAGTTGTCGCGGCGCTACGAGTACCACCTGTTCACCACCTTCCTGCCCACCTCGCTCCTTCTCATCCTCGG GTACGGGACGCTGCTGTTGCCGGTGGAGTCCTTCAACGAGCGAGGCATCATGAGTCTTACCCTCCTGCTGGTGTTCATCTCCCTCTACACGGAGACCAGCAACTCCCTCCCCAGCACCGCCTACCTCAAGCACATCGACGTGTGGTTCGTGTTTAACCTCACTTATCTGTCTGTCATCATCAGCGTCCACCTAGCGGCCTTCCACACCCCTACCTCCGCCACTCCACTCATGCACGTGAAGCCCTGGAAGCCTGGAAGCAACGCCTGGATGTCTGAAATGACTAATAAGGACAAAAAGGAACCAATCTCGTCGGACAAGATTCTCCGTGTGAGCAGGAAGGTTCTCGCGTTCGTTTTTGTCGTCTTCACACTCGTGTATTCCGTTCTGTTGGTTGTGTGA